Proteins from one Lonchura striata isolate bLonStr1 chromosome 6, bLonStr1.mat, whole genome shotgun sequence genomic window:
- the MUC15 gene encoding LOW QUALITY PROTEIN: mucin-15 (The sequence of the model RefSeq protein was modified relative to this genomic sequence to represent the inferred CDS: inserted 2 bases in 1 codon; substituted 1 base at 1 genomic stop codon) yields MQPSCVMTIIFLLVRLQWNRSNTERFVLHMTTRSPSTMCHAAPAIASVKENAMTRAEMISEATSISPRPSDGTTFSSNVSXQNGIKNSVTNIHRSPMSLATFRITGDFSEMTKCAAATSPSTVTPNHSTVIYTTLGALVLPVAEHFCNKNNKEVVTAGIFVGAILRCVLIGLVGYFIGATKRPKSFSHRXLYDDRRSDPGKEQYKCFAL; encoded by the exons ATGCAACCCTCCTGTGTAATGactattatttttctgcttgtaAGACTGCAGTGGAACAGAAGCAATACTGAG AGATTTGTTCTGCATATGACTACCAGAAGTCCTTCTACCATGTGTCATGCTGCACCAGCAATTGCCAGTGTCAAAGAGAATGCAATGACAAGAGCAGAAATGATCAGTGAGGCAACAAGCATATCCCCGAGGCCCTCTGATGGCACCACCTTCTCTTCAAATGTATC ACAAAATGGAATAAAGAACTCAGTCACAAACATCCACAGGAGCCCAATGTCTTTAGCAACATTTAGAATAACAGGTGACTTTTCTGAAATGACCAAGTGTGCTGCAGCTACATCTCCTTCCACAGTGACACCAAATCATTCCACAGTCATCTATACTACCCTTGGGGCTTTAGTGCTCCCAGTG GCAGAACATTTCTGCA acaaaaacaacaaagaagTAGTAACAGCTGGCATTTTTGTAGGAGCCATTTTGAGATGTGTATTAATTGGCCTGGTTGGATATTTTATAGGTGCTACAAAGAGGCCCAAGTCATTTTCCCACAGATGACTCTATGATGACAGAAGGAGTGATCCAGGTAAAGAACAGTACAAGTGTTTTGCATTATAA